One genomic segment of Sediminispirochaeta bajacaliforniensis DSM 16054 includes these proteins:
- the fliL gene encoding flagellar basal body-associated protein FliL — protein MGDEEVFVDEEIGGGDAGGGGKPGFVPAAILKILKWVALGLAAIIFIVTVVFITVSVMTKGPKAEAYPSPSEAYQQVQPILQWYDVGEIRTRTSDENPATVIVSIKLGYDMDNKNAQNEINQRREQIVDQTRYFFSRKLEAELNANYEPQLKNELKEMINKMMDKPYVKDVVFLSFNVMEF, from the coding sequence ATGGGCGATGAAGAAGTATTTGTCGATGAAGAAATAGGCGGCGGCGATGCCGGAGGCGGTGGAAAGCCGGGCTTTGTTCCCGCAGCTATTCTCAAAATTCTCAAATGGGTAGCCCTCGGGCTTGCAGCCATCATCTTTATCGTAACCGTTGTGTTCATTACCGTCAGCGTCATGACCAAGGGGCCGAAGGCCGAGGCCTATCCGTCCCCCTCCGAGGCGTACCAGCAGGTTCAGCCGATTTTGCAGTGGTACGATGTAGGTGAAATCCGTACCCGGACAAGCGATGAAAATCCTGCGACGGTTATTGTCTCCATCAAGCTTGGTTATGACATGGACAATAAAAACGCTCAGAACGAGATCAACCAGCGCCGCGAGCAGATTGTAGATCAGACACGCTACTTTTTTTCCAGGAAGCTGGAAGCGGAGTTGAACGCCAACTACGAGCCGCAGCTGAAGAACGAATTGAAAGAGATGATCAACAAGATGATGGATAAACCCTATGTGAAGGATGTGGTGTTCCTCTCCTTCAATGTCATGGAGTTTTAG
- the fliQ gene encoding flagellar biosynthesis protein FliQ, translating into MSLGFAIELIRSAVFQILVLSGPVLLIGVGVGLIISIFQATTSIQEQTLTFVPKIAAILLALAVFGPWMLQTLKTFTIDLFMVIPRIGG; encoded by the coding sequence GTGTCGTTGGGTTTTGCAATAGAGCTTATTCGAAGTGCTGTTTTTCAGATTTTGGTGCTCTCCGGTCCCGTTCTTCTGATCGGGGTCGGGGTCGGTCTCATCATTTCCATTTTTCAGGCGACGACCTCGATTCAGGAACAAACCCTCACCTTTGTGCCGAAGATCGCCGCTATTCTGCTGGCGCTCGCTGTTTTCGGTCCCTGGATGCTTCAGACACTCAAAACCTTTACCATAGATTTGTTTATGGTGATCCCCAGGATAGGAGGATAG
- the flgD gene encoding flagellar hook assembly protein FlgD, which yields MDFSTVMSGQDQLKVQMQVDSLNKSLAEGKGLNQSLGKDDFLKLLLTQLQYQDPTKPMEDKEFIAQMAQFSSLEQMNNLSQQFVSVKNTLGRNAAYDLIGRQVDILQGDQKIHGTVEAVSGKDYPQLLVNGTYYDYDSVETVSNKEASR from the coding sequence ATGGATTTTAGCACGGTCATGTCGGGACAGGACCAGCTGAAGGTGCAGATGCAGGTTGATTCCCTGAATAAATCCCTTGCGGAAGGGAAGGGGCTCAATCAGTCTCTGGGCAAAGATGATTTTCTCAAGCTTTTGCTTACACAGCTTCAGTATCAGGACCCGACCAAGCCGATGGAAGACAAGGAGTTTATTGCTCAAATGGCTCAGTTTTCCTCCCTTGAGCAGATGAATAACCTTTCCCAGCAGTTCGTTTCCGTCAAGAATACCTTGGGACGAAATGCTGCTTATGATCTGATTGGCAGACAGGTTGATATCCTTCAGGGTGATCAGAAAATTCACGGGACCGTGGAGGCTGTTTCGGGTAAGGACTATCCCCAACTGCTGGTGAACGGGACCTATTATGACTACGATTCGGTTGAGACAGTGAGCAACAAGGAGGCTTCCAGATGA
- a CDS encoding periplasmic-type flagellar collar protein FlbB, with the protein MASAAQTGARIFVLVLLIIVLIFSGLLWFDYLGLIQVKPLFAPVLHMVGVDVPEEPPEAQNLDTLMLEKERLAKQLEALDIRDEELDRRESGLDTREAEIEQKLEVLQERENGLKEQENSFNQRLKLYENKRANLRQAAQYYVGMPPQQAVDRLLEMDDQDVIDILRTVEEIAQESGEASTVSYWLSLMPADRAAVLSRKMIVKP; encoded by the coding sequence GTGGCATCAGCGGCACAAACCGGAGCACGAATCTTTGTATTGGTTCTTCTCATCATAGTCCTGATCTTCTCCGGACTGCTTTGGTTCGATTATCTCGGTCTGATTCAGGTGAAACCGCTTTTTGCACCGGTCCTGCATATGGTGGGGGTGGATGTTCCTGAAGAGCCTCCCGAAGCACAAAATCTGGACACCCTTATGCTCGAGAAGGAGCGTCTTGCCAAGCAGCTTGAGGCTCTCGATATTAGGGATGAAGAGCTCGATCGGCGGGAGAGTGGCCTTGATACCAGGGAAGCTGAGATCGAGCAAAAACTGGAAGTGCTTCAGGAACGGGAAAATGGCCTGAAAGAACAAGAAAATTCGTTTAACCAAAGGCTTAAACTGTACGAAAATAAAAGAGCGAACCTGCGACAGGCAGCCCAATATTACGTCGGTATGCCGCCTCAGCAGGCCGTCGACCGTCTTTTGGAGATGGACGACCAGGATGTGATCGATATTCTTCGGACGGTAGAGGAGATAGCCCAGGAAAGTGGTGAAGCTTCCACCGTCTCCTACTGGCTGAGCCTGATGCCTGCGGATCGTGCCGCTGTCCTGAGCAGAAAAATGATCGTAAAGCCCTGA
- a CDS encoding flagellar FlbD family protein, with product MIKVTQLNGKEFFVNPHQIESMEAVPDTVLTMLSGKRLILRETADVVIDRIVEYRRLIGSFGNEE from the coding sequence ATGATCAAGGTGACCCAGCTGAACGGAAAAGAGTTTTTTGTTAACCCTCATCAGATAGAGTCGATGGAAGCGGTGCCCGACACGGTGCTGACCATGCTTTCGGGAAAACGTCTGATCCTTCGTGAAACTGCGGATGTCGTCATTGATCGAATCGTCGAATACCGGCGTCTCATCGGCTCCTTTGGCAACGAGGAGTAG
- the motB gene encoding flagellar motor protein MotB — protein MADGPKKKKKKCPTGSPAWMNTYGDMVTLLLTFFVMLYTTSTPDDSKMNLILAAFSGLGMYTGGQTLQEGKLAELGNMIMSLPSTNRGRALDEARRKAISQFEPEIKSQKVRVQQDERGLIITLASDAFFKPASAEVQIEESRETLQKLSALLRSMPGRKFRIEGHTDSTPTDPTGPWPTNWELSTDRATNVLHYLVDFGVTENQFQVAGFADTVPLASETTEEGKAYNRRVDIIILSDGHL, from the coding sequence ATGGCAGATGGGCCGAAAAAAAAGAAGAAGAAATGTCCCACAGGTTCTCCGGCGTGGATGAACACCTATGGGGACATGGTAACGCTTCTTCTTACGTTTTTCGTCATGCTTTACACTACCTCGACCCCGGACGATTCAAAGATGAATTTGATCCTGGCCGCCTTCAGCGGTCTGGGAATGTATACCGGCGGTCAGACCCTTCAGGAGGGAAAGCTGGCCGAACTCGGAAACATGATCATGTCCCTTCCCTCGACCAATCGTGGGCGGGCTCTGGACGAGGCGAGGCGCAAGGCAATAAGCCAGTTTGAGCCGGAGATCAAAAGTCAGAAGGTCCGGGTACAGCAGGATGAGCGGGGATTGATCATAACCCTTGCCTCCGATGCTTTTTTTAAGCCGGCCAGTGCCGAGGTTCAGATCGAGGAGAGCCGCGAGACCCTTCAGAAGCTTTCGGCTCTGCTGCGATCCATGCCGGGCAGGAAGTTCCGAATAGAGGGGCATACCGATTCGACCCCTACCGACCCCACCGGCCCATGGCCGACCAATTGGGAGCTTTCGACGGATCGGGCAACCAATGTTCTGCACTATTTGGTTGATTTCGGCGTAACCGAGAATCAGTTTCAGGTGGCGGGGTTCGCAGATACGGTCCCCCTCGCTTCGGAGACTACCGAGGAAGGAAAGGCCTATAATCGGAGGGTCGATATCATTATACTCTCCGATGGACACCTTTGA
- the flgE gene encoding flagellar hook protein FlgE, translated as MMRSLYAGVSGLQNHQTRMDVIGNNISNVNTIGFKKGRVNFQDLLSQTMSGAARPTDEVGGVNPKQVGLGMNVASIDTVHTQGSLQTTGIMTDIAIQGDGFFIERSGDKEFYTRAGAFGLDENGTLVNPANGLRVQGWMAQDVDGRTFINTATDVEDLVIPVGSKDPARATGEVDLACNLDKRTPLIPAGAGAADVAQGTWSIDKTIYDSFGEEHTLRINFTRVAGTENQWQGSVTVDPDAETPTNTQVDIGEANNDTNTFVVEFDNLGTLQAAVDGQGDRIDNGTLQVNVAFDVAGATPEAGAPVRQDMVLNLGDVGSVVDTITQFAEKSSTKAFKQDGYGMGYLESFKIDQSGVITGVYSNGANRTLGQVALASFTNPGGLEKAGESTFVVSNNSGEARIGESGVAGKGKLIAGALEMSNVDLAEQFTDMIVTQRGFQANSRTITTSDQMLQELLTLKR; from the coding sequence ATGATGCGATCACTTTATGCCGGTGTTTCCGGCCTGCAGAACCATCAGACCAGGATGGACGTCATCGGAAATAATATATCGAATGTAAATACCATTGGTTTTAAAAAAGGACGGGTCAACTTTCAGGATCTTTTGAGTCAGACCATGTCCGGGGCAGCCAGACCTACCGACGAGGTCGGCGGTGTCAACCCGAAGCAGGTCGGTCTGGGGATGAATGTGGCCTCCATCGATACGGTCCACACCCAGGGGTCTCTTCAGACTACCGGTATCATGACCGATATCGCCATTCAGGGTGACGGCTTTTTTATTGAACGTTCCGGCGATAAAGAGTTCTACACCAGGGCCGGAGCCTTTGGTCTTGATGAAAACGGTACGCTGGTTAATCCCGCAAACGGCCTTAGGGTCCAGGGCTGGATGGCACAGGATGTCGATGGACGGACCTTCATAAATACCGCTACCGATGTGGAAGACCTTGTTATTCCTGTAGGGAGCAAGGACCCTGCACGCGCCACCGGTGAAGTCGATCTTGCTTGTAACTTGGATAAACGTACTCCCTTGATTCCTGCCGGTGCCGGTGCCGCGGATGTCGCCCAAGGTACCTGGAGTATCGACAAGACCATCTACGACAGTTTCGGTGAAGAGCATACCCTCCGTATTAATTTTACCCGTGTAGCGGGTACGGAGAATCAGTGGCAGGGCTCTGTTACCGTTGATCCCGATGCCGAAACTCCCACCAACACCCAAGTTGATATTGGCGAAGCCAACAACGATACCAACACCTTTGTGGTGGAGTTTGATAATCTCGGAACCCTCCAGGCTGCCGTCGACGGTCAGGGCGACAGAATCGATAACGGAACCCTCCAGGTGAATGTCGCCTTCGATGTCGCCGGAGCAACGCCCGAGGCCGGGGCTCCGGTTCGTCAGGACATGGTTCTCAATCTTGGAGATGTAGGAAGCGTCGTCGACACCATTACCCAGTTTGCCGAAAAGAGTTCGACCAAGGCCTTCAAGCAGGACGGCTACGGCATGGGGTATCTCGAAAGCTTCAAGATTGATCAGAGTGGCGTCATTACCGGGGTTTACTCCAACGGTGCGAACAGAACCTTGGGGCAGGTGGCCCTTGCCAGTTTTACCAATCCCGGAGGCCTGGAGAAGGCCGGCGAGAGCACCTTTGTCGTGTCGAACAACTCCGGTGAGGCGCGTATCGGAGAATCAGGCGTGGCGGGAAAAGGTAAGCTGATTGCGGGGGCCCTTGAGATGAGCAACGTGGACCTTGCTGAACAGTTTACCGATATGATCGTGACTCAGCGTGGTTTTCAGGCAAACAGCAGGACCATAACCACCAGCGATCAGATGCTTCAGGAGCTTCTGACGCTCAAACGCTAA
- the fliY gene encoding flagellar motor switch phosphatase FliY → MSDGSLSQDEIDALLQGGGMDFGAADSGADQGLSPQERNRFAELLGGIVGPQASNLSGMIDENVDLKAPKVEVLSPGEAGSGLPDRLVEIKIDYSDGISGEHSYLIPEDIAVQIAGKMMGQEGVELNEAALSAIEEAGNTLAGSAATVIGDSIGKTVMNAPGDTKLIDSSDIRVPAGSSLVRASYPLVIDDTPPSYLYEIFSVGAVQEILGASGGPAQAPQSGMNMNQQSQVQGGAPGSMGGANMGNMGMNNMGMGAMPGYGGGQGMYNQANVQPVQFPPLNPQMVSGEQGNIGLLMDVYMEMTVELGRTKRLIKDILGMGEGTIIELDKLAGEPVDILVNHKLIAKGEVVVIDENFGVRVTEIVSPMDRVEGFS, encoded by the coding sequence ATGAGCGACGGCTCTCTCTCACAAGACGAAATTGATGCTCTGCTTCAGGGCGGAGGAATGGACTTCGGTGCTGCGGACAGCGGGGCCGATCAGGGGCTTTCGCCTCAGGAGAGGAACCGCTTTGCGGAATTGCTTGGCGGAATCGTGGGCCCCCAGGCCTCTAATCTCTCGGGAATGATCGATGAGAATGTCGACCTCAAGGCCCCGAAGGTAGAGGTACTCTCTCCCGGCGAGGCGGGTTCCGGCCTTCCTGATCGGCTTGTCGAGATTAAGATTGATTATAGCGACGGTATTTCCGGGGAGCATTCCTATCTCATTCCGGAGGACATTGCCGTTCAGATAGCCGGAAAGATGATGGGCCAGGAGGGGGTCGAACTCAATGAGGCGGCCTTATCTGCCATTGAGGAGGCTGGTAACACCCTTGCCGGTTCCGCGGCCACGGTGATCGGGGATTCCATCGGTAAAACCGTAATGAATGCTCCCGGTGATACCAAACTGATTGATTCGTCCGATATTCGTGTTCCGGCAGGTTCATCGCTGGTTCGTGCCAGCTATCCCCTGGTTATCGACGATACTCCGCCCAGTTATCTCTACGAGATTTTTTCCGTTGGTGCCGTGCAGGAAATCCTCGGCGCATCGGGCGGGCCTGCTCAGGCCCCGCAGTCCGGCATGAATATGAACCAGCAATCTCAGGTCCAGGGCGGAGCTCCTGGGTCCATGGGCGGTGCAAACATGGGGAATATGGGTATGAATAATATGGGCATGGGTGCCATGCCCGGTTACGGAGGCGGTCAGGGAATGTACAACCAGGCCAATGTGCAGCCTGTGCAGTTTCCTCCGCTGAATCCCCAGATGGTAAGCGGCGAACAGGGTAATATCGGTTTGCTGATGGATGTTTACATGGAGATGACCGTTGAGTTGGGAAGGACAAAACGGCTCATCAAAGATATCCTGGGGATGGGAGAGGGAACCATCATCGAACTTGATAAGCTTGCCGGTGAACCGGTAGATATATTGGTAAATCATAAATTAATCGCCAAGGGAGAGGTCGTCGTCATCGACGAAAACTTCGGCGTTCGTGTTACGGAGATCGTTTCGCCCATGGATAGGGTGGAGGGGTTTTCGTGA
- a CDS encoding flagellar hook-length control protein FliK: MMAISEKSTGVDLSTASGVKEVRSSEEEGANFGSYFDRITAAKEEKVEEKKRSEAAPVEAKGSPKTGEPKRKEKPNELPENTGSKKLSSKHKCDEEAVEESKKKRSEKSEKKDSSGDLNSIGLHLLKADTDKKAHAPAKNDLSDTVKKTADNSSKEGKMVQEKAERLHLAQENEKGAKLRIVDLRKHGGQHERMLSAEAASKKKHDAKALAKKNAEHSTVIKESALVPGKKVKQQAKGEKSTSALEKQKLTSTTKPTALVKEKTEGMKDRMNSMVHTSHDAADAGKTGDTLSAKGDGGEHNQVMHVHLSPQSDGTARGGAQNVERSAQLLSSRLQQDLSGKIVKQASIVVKSDSAGEIRLILHPENLGSVRIRLQLEDNHIAGRIFVDNTSVRDAFEASLRQLERNFEANGFESAKLNVFVGGDQARGDASSEQAQTPAFHGNRFSAVEAMDANIASADQYNVGEENLINLVV; the protein is encoded by the coding sequence ATGATGGCGATTTCGGAAAAGAGTACCGGAGTCGATCTTTCTACTGCATCCGGAGTCAAAGAGGTTCGCTCTTCTGAGGAAGAGGGGGCGAATTTCGGGAGCTATTTCGATCGTATCACTGCCGCAAAAGAAGAAAAAGTAGAGGAAAAAAAGAGATCAGAAGCGGCTCCTGTCGAAGCAAAAGGAAGCCCGAAAACGGGAGAACCAAAACGGAAAGAGAAGCCGAATGAGTTGCCCGAAAACACGGGGAGTAAAAAGCTCTCTTCGAAGCATAAATGCGATGAGGAAGCCGTCGAAGAAAGTAAGAAAAAGCGTTCTGAAAAGTCCGAAAAAAAAGATTCTTCCGGGGACCTCAATAGTATAGGGCTTCATCTTCTTAAAGCGGATACCGATAAAAAGGCCCATGCCCCGGCAAAGAATGATCTTTCCGACACGGTGAAAAAAACAGCTGATAATTCCTCAAAAGAAGGCAAAATGGTGCAGGAAAAGGCTGAACGTCTCCACCTTGCCCAGGAAAACGAAAAAGGCGCAAAGCTTCGGATCGTAGATCTGCGAAAGCATGGCGGCCAGCACGAGAGAATGCTATCTGCGGAGGCGGCTTCGAAGAAAAAGCACGATGCTAAGGCGCTTGCAAAAAAGAATGCGGAACACAGCACCGTTATAAAGGAATCGGCACTTGTCCCCGGAAAAAAGGTGAAGCAGCAGGCGAAAGGCGAAAAATCAACTTCTGCTTTGGAAAAACAGAAGTTGACTTCTACGACGAAACCGACAGCGCTTGTAAAAGAGAAAACAGAGGGGATGAAGGATCGGATGAACAGCATGGTCCATACATCCCATGATGCGGCGGATGCCGGCAAGACAGGCGATACTCTATCGGCTAAGGGCGACGGCGGTGAACATAATCAGGTTATGCATGTCCATCTATCTCCCCAGAGCGACGGGACGGCAAGGGGAGGAGCTCAAAATGTCGAGCGTTCTGCCCAACTCCTTTCTTCGCGGTTACAGCAGGACCTTTCCGGAAAGATTGTAAAGCAGGCTTCGATTGTCGTCAAAAGCGACAGTGCCGGTGAGATCCGTCTCATTCTCCATCCAGAAAATCTTGGAAGCGTGAGGATTCGGCTTCAATTGGAAGATAACCATATAGCCGGGAGAATTTTTGTCGACAATACAAGTGTACGGGACGCCTTTGAAGCAAGCCTGCGACAGTTGGAACGGAACTTTGAGGCAAACGGTTTTGAATCGGCGAAGCTGAATGTTTTTGTCGGTGGCGACCAGGCCAGGGGCGATGCCTCTTCCGAACAGGCCCAAACGCCGGCTTTTCACGGAAACCGTTTTTCTGCGGTAGAGGCGATGGATGCGAACATAGCGTCGGCGGATCAATACAATGTCGGCGAAGAGAATTTGATAAACCTGGTCGTGTGA
- the fliM gene encoding flagellar motor switch protein FliM produces the protein MNEVLSQDEIDQLLTAISSGEIETESVTQVQDQRKIKIYDFKRPDKFSKEQIRTVSIMHETFARLTTTALSAQLRSMVHVHVASVDQLTYEEFIRSIPNPTTLGIINMDPLKGSAVLEIDPAITFSVIDRLMGGQGEGSKVNRDLTDIEQTVMEGIIVRILGNLREAWSQVIDLRPRLGQIETNPQFAQIVPPTEMVVLVTLETKVGEVEGMMNFCIPYLTIEPIISKLSAQYMYSSVRSGATTENLNILKDRLSTVAIPVVAEIGEMNLTVRDVLSLRAGDVIRLPDIRVGDPMTIKIGNRKKFECRPGLVGNKVAVQIVHRLEELGKEEFEELVAEEGE, from the coding sequence ATGAACGAGGTTCTCTCCCAGGACGAAATTGATCAGCTGCTCACCGCCATCTCGAGCGGAGAGATTGAGACCGAATCGGTTACTCAGGTCCAGGATCAGCGCAAGATCAAGATCTACGATTTCAAACGTCCTGATAAATTTTCCAAGGAGCAGATCCGTACGGTCTCCATCATGCACGAGACCTTTGCCCGTTTGACAACTACTGCGCTTTCGGCCCAGCTTCGAAGTATGGTCCATGTCCATGTTGCTTCGGTAGATCAGCTTACCTACGAGGAGTTTATTCGCTCCATCCCAAACCCAACTACCCTCGGGATTATCAATATGGACCCGTTGAAGGGGTCGGCGGTGCTGGAGATCGATCCTGCAATCACTTTTTCGGTGATCGACCGCCTCATGGGCGGCCAGGGCGAAGGAAGCAAGGTAAATCGTGATCTTACCGATATTGAGCAGACGGTAATGGAAGGAATCATTGTTCGGATACTGGGAAACCTGCGGGAAGCGTGGAGTCAGGTGATCGACCTCCGTCCCCGTCTGGGACAAATCGAAACGAATCCGCAGTTTGCCCAGATTGTGCCCCCCACGGAGATGGTTGTCCTTGTTACCCTTGAGACGAAGGTGGGTGAGGTGGAAGGTATGATGAACTTCTGTATTCCCTACCTGACCATTGAGCCGATCATTTCGAAACTGTCGGCCCAGTATATGTACTCTTCGGTTCGCAGTGGCGCCACCACCGAGAACCTCAATATATTAAAAGATCGCCTTTCGACCGTGGCCATCCCGGTGGTCGCCGAGATCGGCGAAATGAATCTTACCGTACGGGATGTCTTGAGTCTTCGGGCGGGAGATGTCATCCGGCTGCCGGATATACGGGTAGGGGATCCGATGACCATCAAAATCGGAAACCGAAAGAAGTTTGAGTGCCGCCCCGGCCTTGTCGGGAACAAGGTTGCGGTACAGATAGTGCACAGACTCGAGGAACTCGGCAAGGAAGAGTTCGAAGAGCTTGTAGCCGAGGAAGGGGAATAG
- a CDS encoding motility protein A: MDIATIGGLILGVAMVAMGIIIGGVGVGIYIDIPSILIVLGGSFAGLMVSNPLPRILGVMKYVRHAIQVPNYEVEKTITTLVNFSERARREGLLALEDDIEEVEDEFLKNGIQLVVDGTDPELIKSILYNDVGQLEERHAVGIKIFDDWGALTPAFGMIGTLIGLIAMLANLDDPDAIGSGMATALITTLYGSFLANLLFIPFKNKLEDRDKAERLSRDIMIEGILSIQAGDNPNILKYKLISFLEPAKRKEMLDVMMQE, translated from the coding sequence ATGGATATAGCTACAATAGGCGGATTGATCCTCGGTGTGGCGATGGTCGCCATGGGAATCATCATCGGCGGCGTCGGTGTCGGCATCTACATTGATATTCCTTCTATCTTGATCGTCCTTGGCGGTTCCTTTGCCGGTTTGATGGTCTCGAACCCCCTTCCCAGGATTCTCGGAGTCATGAAGTATGTCCGTCACGCCATTCAAGTCCCCAACTACGAGGTCGAGAAAACGATCACCACCCTGGTAAACTTTTCGGAGCGGGCACGCCGAGAGGGCTTGCTTGCCCTGGAGGATGATATCGAAGAGGTGGAGGATGAGTTTCTCAAAAACGGTATACAGCTGGTGGTCGACGGGACGGATCCCGAACTGATAAAGTCCATCCTCTACAACGATGTGGGACAGCTGGAGGAACGCCATGCAGTCGGTATCAAGATATTTGATGACTGGGGTGCCCTGACTCCCGCCTTCGGAATGATCGGAACTCTGATCGGGCTTATCGCCATGCTTGCCAACCTCGACGATCCTGATGCTATCGGTTCCGGTATGGCGACCGCCCTTATCACTACGTTGTACGGTTCATTCCTGGCCAACCTTCTGTTCATTCCCTTTAAGAATAAGCTCGAAGACAGAGACAAGGCGGAACGACTGAGCAGGGATATCATGATCGAGGGAATCCTCTCCATACAGGCCGGGGACAACCCTAATATTCTCAAGTACAAATTGATCTCCTTCCTTGAGCCGGCAAAGAGAAAAGAGATGCTTGACGTGATGATGCAGGAGTAA
- a CDS encoding FliO/MopB family protein, whose translation MNWTLKGVVLALIFCTAMIAPFTLFSQESEDTQPLNAQENVPVDEQDLVVNDAQQPAVQLESELTTFSVWDFLRMVLVLAAVIAVIYVLFLFLKRIGNPKSGGGELITLLASQPLSGSRALHLVGVGNEVFLIGSADGGVSLVSKVEDKETLDRIALFESGRKADGKSFAGTFRSIFGDAARGNGGDSGALFLQKQRDRLKKL comes from the coding sequence ATGAATTGGACACTCAAAGGGGTGGTCCTGGCTCTTATCTTTTGTACAGCCATGATAGCGCCCTTTACTCTTTTTTCTCAGGAATCGGAAGATACTCAGCCGCTAAACGCTCAGGAGAATGTACCGGTCGACGAACAGGACTTGGTTGTCAATGATGCCCAGCAGCCTGCCGTTCAGCTGGAAAGTGAGCTGACGACTTTTTCGGTCTGGGATTTTCTTCGGATGGTGCTGGTCCTTGCCGCCGTCATAGCCGTTATCTATGTTCTTTTTCTCTTTCTCAAGCGAATCGGTAATCCGAAGAGCGGGGGCGGTGAATTGATTACGCTTCTTGCAAGCCAGCCACTTTCCGGTAGCCGTGCACTTCATCTTGTCGGTGTCGGAAACGAGGTCTTTCTTATCGGTTCCGCCGATGGCGGTGTGAGTCTTGTTTCCAAGGTGGAAGACAAAGAAACCCTTGATCGCATAGCTCTCTTCGAGTCCGGCAGAAAGGCAGACGGGAAGAGCTTTGCCGGTACCTTTCGTTCAATTTTCGGTGATGCAGCCCGGGGAAACGGTGGAGATTCCGGGGCCCTTTTCCTTCAAAAACAGCGGGACCGGTTGAAAAAGCTATGA
- the fliP gene encoding flagellar type III secretion system pore protein FliP (The bacterial flagellar biogenesis protein FliP forms a type III secretion system (T3SS)-type pore required for flagellar assembly.), translating into MKKRITVILLFLLFVVGGSSFAQERPTERSDNGITVPFIDLTVREPQSNQEVALSIQLLLLLAVITLSPSIIILTTCFLRIAIVFDFIKRSLSLQQVPPNQVMMGVAIFLTIFIMWPTGEQIYQNSFRPFADGEIGIREMYDEAAAPLRLFMYRQMDGDHENIQLFMRMRGLGKPENFSQVPTYVLIPSFVLHELTVAFKIGILLFVPFIIIDMVVASTLMSMGMIMLPPVMISLPFKLILFVLVDGWDLITQQLILSFK; encoded by the coding sequence ATGAAAAAGCGCATAACGGTTATTCTTCTGTTTTTACTTTTCGTTGTCGGCGGTAGCTCCTTTGCACAAGAGCGGCCTACCGAACGTAGCGACAACGGCATTACCGTTCCCTTTATCGATCTTACGGTTCGCGAACCACAGAGCAATCAGGAGGTGGCCCTCTCGATACAGCTTCTGCTTTTGCTTGCGGTCATTACCCTTTCCCCTTCGATCATCATTCTTACCACCTGCTTTCTTCGCATCGCCATTGTTTTCGATTTTATAAAGCGAAGCCTCTCTCTTCAGCAGGTGCCTCCAAATCAGGTAATGATGGGGGTGGCGATTTTTTTGACGATATTCATCATGTGGCCGACGGGAGAACAGATATATCAAAACTCCTTTCGTCCCTTCGCCGATGGCGAGATCGGCATCCGGGAGATGTACGATGAGGCTGCTGCGCCTTTGCGACTCTTTATGTATCGCCAGATGGACGGTGATCATGAGAATATTCAGCTCTTTATGCGTATGCGGGGATTAGGAAAACCGGAAAATTTCTCCCAGGTTCCCACCTACGTTCTTATTCCCAGCTTTGTGCTTCATGAACTGACCGTAGCCTTTAAGATCGGCATATTGCTGTTTGTTCCGTTTATCATCATCGATATGGTGGTTGCCTCGACCCTTATGTCCATGGGTATGATTATGTTGCCGCCGGTCATGATTTCTTTGCCGTTTAAGTTGATCCTTTTCGTGCTTGTCGACGGATGGGATCTTATTACACAGCAATTGATCCTCAGTTTTAAATAG